A single Cellulomonas sp. SLBN-39 DNA region contains:
- the gatA gene encoding Asp-tRNA(Asn)/Glu-tRNA(Gln) amidotransferase subunit GatA, whose product MSDLTRLSAAALAEQLRTREVTSVEATQAHLDRMAAVEPAVHAYLHVSAESALATAADVDARRAAGEDLHALAGVPIAVKDVVVTRGVPTTVGSKILKGWVPPYDATLVEKIKAAGLPILGKTNMDEFAMGSSTEHSAYGNTHNPWDLERIPGGSGGGSAAAVAAYEAPLAIGTDTGGSIRQPAAVTGTVGVKPTYGSVSRYGLVALASSLDQAGPCTRTVLDAALLHELIGGHDPRDATSLPDPATGYVDAARAGATGHLTGVRVGVVRELQGEGYQPGVLARFEESLELLRGAGAEIVEVSCPHFTYALAAYYLILPAEASSNLAKFDGMRFGLRVEPTEGPVTAERVMAATRGQGFGDEVKRRIILGTYALSAGYYDAYYGSAQKVRTLIQRDFAAAFEAADVLVSPTAPTTAFKLGEKLDDPLAMYLNDVATIPANLAGVPGMSLPSGLSDDGLPAGFQILAPAREDARLYRVGAALEALLETSWDGPLLGRAPELDGGAAR is encoded by the coding sequence GTGAGCGACCTGACGCGGCTGAGCGCCGCCGCCCTCGCCGAGCAGCTGCGCACGCGCGAGGTGACCAGCGTCGAGGCGACCCAGGCGCACCTGGACCGCATGGCCGCCGTCGAGCCGGCCGTGCACGCCTACCTGCACGTGTCCGCGGAGTCCGCCCTGGCCACGGCCGCGGACGTCGACGCGCGCCGCGCCGCCGGCGAGGACCTGCACGCGCTCGCGGGCGTGCCGATCGCGGTCAAGGACGTCGTCGTCACGCGGGGCGTGCCCACGACGGTCGGGTCGAAGATCCTCAAGGGCTGGGTGCCGCCGTACGACGCGACCCTGGTGGAGAAGATCAAGGCCGCGGGCCTGCCGATCCTCGGCAAGACCAACATGGACGAGTTCGCGATGGGCTCCTCGACGGAGCACTCCGCATACGGCAACACCCACAACCCGTGGGACCTCGAGCGGATCCCGGGCGGGTCGGGCGGCGGCAGCGCGGCCGCGGTCGCCGCGTACGAGGCACCGCTGGCGATCGGCACCGACACCGGCGGGTCGATCCGCCAGCCGGCCGCCGTCACCGGCACGGTCGGCGTGAAGCCGACGTACGGGTCGGTCTCGCGGTACGGGCTGGTGGCGCTCGCGTCCTCGCTCGACCAGGCGGGCCCCTGCACGCGCACCGTGCTGGACGCGGCGCTGCTGCACGAGCTCATCGGCGGGCACGACCCGCGTGACGCGACGAGCCTGCCCGACCCCGCCACGGGCTACGTCGACGCGGCCCGGGCGGGTGCGACCGGCCACCTGACCGGCGTGCGGGTCGGCGTGGTCCGCGAGCTGCAGGGCGAGGGCTACCAGCCCGGCGTCCTCGCGCGGTTCGAGGAGTCGCTGGAGCTGCTGCGCGGCGCGGGCGCCGAGATCGTCGAGGTCTCCTGCCCGCACTTCACGTACGCGCTGGCGGCGTACTACCTGATCCTGCCGGCGGAGGCGTCGAGCAACCTGGCGAAGTTCGACGGCATGCGCTTCGGCCTGCGGGTCGAGCCGACCGAGGGGCCGGTGACCGCCGAGCGCGTCATGGCCGCCACCCGCGGGCAGGGCTTCGGAGACGAGGTCAAGCGCCGGATCATCCTCGGCACGTACGCGCTGAGCGCGGGCTACTACGACGCGTACTACGGGTCGGCGCAGAAGGTCCGCACGCTGATCCAGCGGGACTTCGCCGCGGCGTTCGAGGCGGCGGACGTGCTCGTGTCGCCGACGGCGCCCACGACGGCGTTCAAGCTCGGCGAGAAGCTGGACGACCCGCTGGCGATGTACCTCAACGACGTCGCGACCATCCCGGCCAACCTCGCGGGCGTGCCGGGCATGTCGCTGCCGAGCGGGCTGTCGGACGACGGGCTGCCGGCCGGGTTCCAGATCCTGGCCCCGGCCCGCGAGGACGCCCGGCTGTACCGCGTGGGCGCCGCGCTCGAGGCGCTGCTGGAGACGAGCTGGGACGGCCCGCTGCTGGGTCGCGCCCCGGAGCTGGACGGAGGGGCCGCGCGATGA
- a CDS encoding 2-hydroxyacid dehydrogenase, with protein MLTATIPDEDLLHRLTDLAAAHPDDLRLVPWDLAGPLDPALARDVDLVVVPHYFVRPGGFDVLADLPRLRYVQLPSAGYEHALPHLPPGVTLCNGRGVHDAGTAELALALTLAVQRDLPGAVRAMGEGRWANPFGPSLADRRVLVVGQGSVGAAICARFRPFEVELVRVASTARDDVHGHVHGVDELGDLLPDVDVVVLAIPLSRASYHLMDAGMLARMRDGALLVNVARGKVVDTDALLAELTAGRLRAALDVTDPEPLPPGHPLWSAPNVLVTAHQGGNTDATFPRVAALVRRQLEALLAGAPAVNEVART; from the coding sequence ATGCTCACCGCCACCATCCCCGACGAAGACCTGCTGCACCGCCTGACGGACCTGGCCGCCGCGCACCCGGACGACCTGCGCCTCGTGCCGTGGGACCTGGCCGGGCCGCTGGACCCCGCCCTGGCGCGCGACGTCGATCTCGTGGTCGTGCCGCACTACTTCGTGCGCCCCGGGGGGTTCGACGTGCTGGCCGACCTGCCGCGGCTGCGGTACGTGCAGCTGCCGAGCGCGGGCTACGAGCACGCGCTGCCGCACCTGCCGCCGGGCGTGACGCTGTGCAACGGCCGGGGCGTGCACGACGCGGGCACGGCCGAGCTCGCGCTGGCGCTGACCCTCGCGGTGCAGCGCGACCTGCCGGGTGCGGTGCGGGCCATGGGGGAGGGGCGCTGGGCGAACCCCTTCGGGCCCTCGCTCGCGGACCGCCGGGTGCTGGTCGTCGGCCAGGGGTCGGTGGGGGCGGCGATCTGCGCGCGGTTCCGCCCCTTCGAGGTCGAGCTGGTGCGGGTGGCGAGCACGGCCCGTGACGACGTGCACGGGCACGTGCACGGCGTGGACGAGCTGGGCGACCTGCTGCCGGACGTCGACGTCGTGGTCCTGGCGATCCCGCTGTCGCGGGCGTCGTACCACCTGATGGACGCGGGCATGCTGGCGCGGATGCGCGACGGTGCGCTGCTCGTCAACGTCGCGCGCGGCAAGGTCGTCGACACCGACGCGCTGCTGGCCGAGCTGACGGCCGGCCGGCTGCGGGCGGCGCTCGACGTCACGGACCCCGAGCCGCTCCCGCCGGGCCACCCGCTGTGGTCGGCGCCGAACGTGCTGGTGACGGCGCACCAGGGCGGCAACACGGACGCGACGTTCCCCCGGGTGGCGGCGCTGGTCCGCCGCCAGCTCGAGGCGCTGCTGGCGGGGGCGCCGGCCGTCAACGAGGTCGCGCGCACCTGA
- the gatB gene encoding Asp-tRNA(Asn)/Glu-tRNA(Gln) amidotransferase subunit GatB has translation MSTGVDLVDYDDAIARFDPVIGIEVHVELGTRTKMFDGAEQTFGEEPNTHVTPVSLGLPGALPAVNGTAVEYAIRIGLALNCQIAESCRFARKNYFYPDVPKNFQTSQYDEPIAHDGWVDVELEDGTVFRVEVERAHMEEDAGKNTHVGGSTGRIHGAEYSLVDYNRAGVPLVEIVTRPITGAGARAPEVARAYVQTLRDMFRALGVSEARMERGNVRADVNVSLRPTPESALGTRTETKNVNSFRSVERSVRYEISRQAAVLDAGGTVVQETRHWHEDTGSTTSGRVKSDAEDYRYFPEPDLVPIVPDPAWVEEIRASLPELPAARRRRLLTEWGFADAEMRDVVNAGAVELIEATVAAGATPAAARKWWMGELARTAKQQEVELADLPITPAQIGALQQLVDAGRINDKLARQVLEGVLAGEGDPEQVVVARGLEVVSDDGPLLEAIDAALAAQPDVADKIRSGNLGPVGAIIGAVMKATRGQADAGRVRELVLERVQA, from the coding sequence ATGAGCACTGGCGTCGACCTGGTCGACTACGACGACGCGATCGCGCGGTTCGACCCCGTGATCGGGATCGAGGTGCACGTCGAGCTGGGCACCCGCACGAAGATGTTCGACGGCGCGGAGCAGACGTTCGGCGAGGAGCCGAACACCCACGTGACGCCGGTGAGCCTGGGCCTGCCGGGGGCGCTGCCCGCGGTCAACGGCACCGCGGTGGAGTACGCGATCCGCATCGGCCTGGCGCTGAACTGCCAGATCGCCGAGAGCTGCCGGTTCGCGCGGAAGAACTACTTCTACCCGGACGTGCCGAAGAACTTCCAGACGTCGCAGTACGACGAGCCGATCGCGCACGACGGCTGGGTCGACGTCGAGCTGGAGGACGGCACGGTCTTCCGCGTCGAGGTCGAGCGCGCGCACATGGAGGAGGACGCGGGCAAGAACACGCACGTGGGCGGCTCGACCGGGCGCATCCACGGCGCGGAGTACTCGCTCGTCGACTACAACCGTGCCGGCGTGCCGCTGGTCGAGATCGTCACGCGGCCGATCACGGGTGCCGGTGCGCGGGCCCCGGAGGTCGCGCGGGCGTACGTGCAGACGCTGCGCGACATGTTCCGTGCCCTCGGCGTCTCCGAGGCCCGCATGGAGCGCGGCAACGTCCGCGCCGACGTGAACGTCTCGCTGCGCCCGACGCCGGAGTCGGCGCTGGGCACCCGCACGGAGACGAAGAACGTCAACTCGTTCCGTTCCGTCGAGCGGTCGGTGCGGTACGAGATCAGCCGGCAGGCCGCGGTCCTCGACGCCGGCGGCACGGTCGTGCAGGAGACCCGGCACTGGCACGAGGACACGGGCTCCACGACGTCGGGCCGCGTGAAGTCCGACGCCGAGGACTACCGGTACTTCCCCGAGCCGGACCTCGTGCCGATCGTCCCCGACCCCGCGTGGGTCGAGGAGATCCGCGCCTCGCTGCCGGAGCTGCCCGCGGCCCGGCGTCGGCGCCTGCTCACGGAGTGGGGCTTCGCGGACGCGGAGATGCGTGACGTGGTCAACGCCGGGGCCGTCGAGCTCATCGAGGCCACCGTCGCCGCGGGTGCCACGCCGGCCGCGGCGCGCAAGTGGTGGATGGGCGAGCTCGCCCGCACCGCCAAGCAGCAGGAGGTCGAGCTCGCGGACCTGCCGATCACGCCCGCGCAGATCGGCGCGCTGCAGCAGCTCGTCGACGCCGGGCGGATCAACGACAAGCTGGCCCGGCAGGTGCTCGAGGGCGTGCTGGCCGGCGAGGGCGACCCCGAGCAGGTCGTCGTCGCCCGCGGCCTGGAGGTCGTCTCGGACGACGGGCCGCTCCTCGAGGCGATCGACGCCGCGCTGGCCGCGCAGCCCGACGTGGCGGACAAGATCCGCTCGGGCAACCTCGGGCCGGTCGGTGCGATCATCGGCGCGGTCATGAAGGCCACCCGGGGCCAGGCCGACGCGGGGCGCGTGCGCGAGCTCGTGCTGGAGCGCGTCCAGGCCTGA
- a CDS encoding GNAT family N-acetyltransferase: MQKPTLQGEMLVLRPVRADDADAMWDMLDDAEGNRLTGTVRAFSRAEVDAWCASRELAEGRFDFAVTSHGDDEYRGEIVLNDVDEDLRSAGMRLAMRPAYRGRGYGTEAIELVLGFAFDGLDLHRVELDVLSINTRALSLYENIGFRQEGRRRDAYRDGAGWCDAVVMSMLEDEFRAGRPG, encoded by the coding sequence ATGCAGAAGCCGACGCTGCAGGGCGAGATGCTGGTGCTGCGCCCCGTGCGGGCCGACGACGCCGACGCCATGTGGGACATGCTCGACGACGCGGAGGGCAACCGGCTCACGGGCACCGTGCGGGCGTTCTCCCGCGCCGAGGTCGACGCGTGGTGCGCCAGCCGCGAGCTCGCCGAGGGGCGGTTCGACTTCGCGGTGACGTCGCACGGCGACGACGAGTACCGCGGCGAGATCGTGCTGAACGACGTCGACGAGGACCTGCGCAGCGCCGGCATGCGGCTGGCGATGCGGCCGGCCTACCGGGGCCGGGGCTACGGGACGGAGGCGATCGAGCTGGTCCTGGGGTTCGCGTTCGACGGGCTCGACCTGCACCGGGTCGAGCTCGACGTGCTGAGCATCAACACCCGTGCGCTGTCGTTGTACGAGAACATCGGCTTCCGGCAGGAGGGGCGCCGGCGCGACGCCTACCGGGACGGCGCCGGGTGGTGCGACGCGGTCGTGATGTCGATGCTCGAGGACGAGTTCCGGGCCGGCCGCCCGGGCTGA